Proteins encoded by one window of Sphingosinicella sp. BN140058:
- a CDS encoding alpha/beta fold hydrolase, whose amino-acid sequence MKRVPLLIAAALAASPAAAETLGANLEHFDYPYPVRWFDTESQGGAVRMAYLDVAPTAAANGRTIVLLHGKNFCAATWGETARALAATGYRVIVPDQIGFCKSSKPAGYQYSFHSLAELTRRLLDRAGAGAVTLIGHSTGGMLAVRFALLHPDRVSQLVLVNPLGLNDTLAEGVPYADLGTLRAEEAKTDARSIKAYQLRNYYHGEWRPAYDRWVAMLAGQYASPNGDIVREAQARLSDMIQTQPVAAELPRLTMPTALIIGQRDLTAFRGGTAPDPAQVRTVPQAAEDAVKHIPGARLVRLDGLGHSPQVEDPARFQRALAEVLAPR is encoded by the coding sequence TTGAAACGAGTTCCGCTCCTGATCGCCGCCGCCCTCGCGGCCAGCCCGGCAGCGGCCGAGACGCTCGGGGCCAATCTCGAGCATTTCGATTATCCCTATCCGGTACGCTGGTTCGACACGGAATCGCAGGGCGGCGCGGTGCGCATGGCCTATTTGGACGTCGCGCCGACCGCCGCGGCGAACGGGCGCACCATCGTGCTTCTCCACGGCAAGAATTTCTGTGCCGCGACCTGGGGAGAGACGGCCCGCGCGCTGGCCGCCACCGGCTACCGGGTGATCGTTCCCGATCAGATCGGCTTCTGCAAATCCTCGAAGCCCGCCGGCTACCAATATAGCTTCCACAGCCTCGCCGAGCTGACCAGGCGACTGCTCGATCGCGCCGGGGCCGGCGCCGTCACCCTGATCGGGCATTCGACCGGCGGCATGCTGGCGGTGCGCTTCGCCCTGCTGCACCCGGACCGTGTGTCGCAGCTGGTGCTGGTCAATCCGCTGGGGCTCAACGATACGCTCGCCGAAGGCGTGCCTTATGCCGATCTCGGTACGCTGCGTGCGGAAGAGGCGAAGACCGACGCCAGATCGATCAAGGCCTATCAGCTGCGCAATTATTACCATGGCGAATGGCGGCCGGCCTATGATCGCTGGGTGGCGATGCTCGCCGGCCAATATGCGAGCCCGAACGGCGACATCGTCCGCGAGGCACAGGCGCGGCTGTCCGACATGATCCAGACCCAACCGGTGGCGGCGGAGCTGCCGCGGCTGACGATGCCGACGGCGCTGATCATCGGCCAGCGCGACCTCACCGCCTTTCGCGGCGGCACCGCACCGGATCCGGCACAGGTCCGCACTGTACCGCAGGCGGCGGAGGATGCGGTGAAGCACATCCCCGGCGCCCGCCTCGTCCGTCTGGACGGGCTCGGACACTCACCGCAGGTTGAGGACCCTGCGCGCTTTCAGCGCGCTCTGGCCGAGGTGCTTGCGCCCAGATAG
- a CDS encoding multicopper oxidase family protein has product MVKQRACLWLAGAAACAFAWGAPAAAQDDDRLVVNPPELGAAPDAPSKLLLSQPGLAGGKERLLNLDIVYRDGEIFNPATGAWDKVHLRAYADPTDPPPPPRAAFVSPMIVAAPGETVRIALNNRLPADASCATGDHHINIPHCFNGTNLHSHGLWVNPSGNGDNVLLSINPGVKFQYEYNIPADHPAGTFWYHTHRHGSTALQVSSGMAGALIIRGDRPPTSQANGDLDTLLRDMKEQVLVFQQIQYYCLNDPAQRDTKANETYDCPAGQAGRIESYAPFGPGSWAASGRFTSINGEVLPTIAAAQGEIQRWRMIHGGVRDTIALQFRALKPGVARPDRLAAPQMDAWVKQNCTGAPVPYQLVAADGLTMAAAQETRLATFQPGYRFDALVTLPESRDYCALDIETPEAGSVGNDDVPQRLLGIVSVRPGTATGGDIRGYVQKALIDRARRLMPPDVRDGVIADLAADLRFSRFVPHPDVGDKEVTGYQNLTFNIDVSTQSTMFEVGSQDYEPRPYDPNRVDRQLNLGAVEQWSLQSQFVSHPFHIHVNPFQIVSILDPNGKDVSVPGAVDDIGGKPADPQYPGLKGVWKDTLMIKSLLPGSSVGKAGGVYTITVRTRYQRYIGEFVLHCHILDHEDQGMMQNVAIVLPAGEVGAPGNQLQDQGPGHH; this is encoded by the coding sequence ATGGTCAAGCAACGCGCATGTCTCTGGCTTGCAGGCGCCGCCGCCTGCGCTTTTGCCTGGGGGGCGCCGGCCGCGGCGCAGGACGACGATCGCCTCGTCGTCAATCCGCCTGAGCTCGGTGCCGCGCCGGACGCGCCGTCCAAATTGCTGTTGTCGCAGCCCGGCCTCGCCGGCGGCAAGGAGCGGCTGCTCAACCTCGACATCGTCTACCGCGACGGCGAGATCTTCAACCCGGCGACCGGGGCATGGGACAAGGTACATCTGCGCGCCTACGCCGATCCGACCGATCCGCCGCCGCCGCCTCGCGCAGCGTTCGTGTCGCCGATGATCGTCGCCGCGCCGGGGGAAACGGTACGGATCGCGCTCAACAACCGATTGCCGGCCGATGCGAGCTGCGCCACCGGCGACCACCACATCAACATTCCGCACTGCTTCAACGGCACCAATCTGCACAGCCACGGCCTGTGGGTGAACCCGTCCGGCAACGGCGACAACGTGCTGCTGTCGATCAACCCCGGCGTCAAATTCCAATATGAATACAACATCCCGGCCGATCATCCGGCGGGCACCTTCTGGTACCATACCCATCGCCACGGCTCGACCGCGCTGCAGGTGTCGAGCGGCATGGCCGGCGCGCTGATCATTCGCGGCGACCGGCCCCCGACATCACAGGCGAACGGCGACCTTGATACGCTGCTCAGGGACATGAAGGAGCAGGTCCTCGTCTTTCAGCAGATCCAATATTATTGCCTGAATGATCCAGCCCAGCGCGACACCAAGGCCAACGAGACCTATGATTGCCCTGCCGGACAGGCTGGACGGATCGAGAGCTATGCGCCCTTCGGGCCGGGCAGCTGGGCCGCATCCGGCCGTTTCACCAGCATCAACGGCGAAGTGCTGCCGACCATCGCCGCCGCGCAGGGCGAGATCCAGCGCTGGCGGATGATCCATGGCGGCGTCCGCGACACCATCGCCCTGCAATTCCGTGCCCTGAAACCCGGCGTGGCTCGGCCGGACCGTCTCGCCGCGCCGCAGATGGACGCCTGGGTGAAGCAGAACTGCACCGGCGCGCCGGTGCCCTACCAACTGGTCGCGGCCGACGGGTTGACCATGGCGGCGGCGCAGGAGACCAGACTCGCGACGTTCCAGCCCGGCTATCGCTTCGACGCGCTCGTTACGCTGCCGGAGTCCCGCGACTATTGCGCGTTGGACATCGAGACTCCCGAAGCCGGCAGCGTCGGCAATGACGACGTGCCGCAGCGTCTGCTCGGCATCGTCTCGGTCCGCCCCGGCACGGCCACCGGCGGTGACATCCGGGGTTACGTGCAGAAGGCGCTGATCGACCGCGCGCGGCGCCTGATGCCCCCCGACGTGCGGGACGGCGTCATCGCCGATCTCGCCGCCGACCTACGCTTTTCGCGGTTCGTCCCGCACCCCGATGTCGGCGACAAGGAGGTGACGGGCTACCAGAACCTCACCTTCAACATCGACGTCAGCACCCAGAGCACGATGTTCGAGGTCGGCAGCCAGGATTATGAGCCGCGTCCCTACGATCCGAACCGGGTCGACCGCCAGCTCAACCTGGGCGCGGTCGAGCAATGGTCGCTGCAATCGCAATTCGTCAGCCACCCCTTCCACATTCACGTCAATCCGTTCCAGATCGTCTCGATCCTCGATCCCAACGGCAAGGACGTGAGCGTGCCCGGCGCAGTCGACGACATCGGCGGCAAGCCGGCCGACCCGCAATATCCGGGGCTGAAAGGTGTCTGGAAGGACACGCTCATGATCAAGAGCCTGCTGCCCGGCTCCAGCGTCGGCAAGGCAGGCGGCGTCTACACGATCACCGTGCGCACCCGCTATCAGCGCTACATCGGCGAATTCGTGCTCCACTGTCACATCCTCGATCACGAGGATCAGGGCATGATGCAGAACGTCGCGATCGTGCTGCCCGCGGGCGAGGTCGGCGCGCCCGGCAACCAGCTGCAGGACCAGGGACCGGGCCATCATTAG
- a CDS encoding cupin domain-containing protein — protein MLILALALAAAPPMVVIDERKVVREEAPPHGAIGMSTAYRISDAAPARKMEFRKRVLHKGAAIGLHPIAHDEVYYVLSGEGEVESDGVKARLIPGMTAYLYDGANVGIRQLGDAPLALIVSYPLEQRTAAPKP, from the coding sequence ATGCTGATCCTGGCACTCGCGCTGGCGGCAGCGCCGCCGATGGTGGTGATCGACGAACGCAAGGTCGTGCGCGAGGAAGCGCCGCCGCACGGCGCGATCGGGATGAGCACGGCCTACCGGATCAGCGACGCCGCACCGGCGCGCAAGATGGAGTTCAGGAAGCGCGTCCTTCACAAGGGCGCCGCGATCGGGCTCCACCCGATCGCGCATGACGAAGTCTATTACGTCCTCTCCGGCGAGGGCGAGGTCGAATCGGACGGGGTCAAGGCGCGGCTGATCCCGGGGATGACCGCCTATCTGTACGACGGCGCCAATGTCGGTATTCGCCAGTTGGGCGACGCGCCGCTGGCGCTGATCGTCTCCTACCCGCTCGAGCAGAGAACGGCCGCGCCGAAGCCGTAG
- a CDS encoding alpha/beta hydrolase, producing MAGLAAAGTARAQGGSDRRPPDPGETIHLWPNGAPGEDRVTVTPEVTERSTSPDYHDRFAAYTRDPRMMVYRPAKPNGAAMLLIPGGGYRYSVLDKEGTEIALPFSKAGITCFVLLYRLPADGWTAGHDAPLQDAQRALRIIRGRAAEFGIDPKRVGVLGASAGGHLAAWLSTGAHYQVYQPVDRLDTVSAKPDFSLLLYPVIAMAEPHVHAGSRKELLGASPTPQQIAAYSPYLQVRADTPPAFLVHAYDDGGVPIENSFLYAAALRAAKVPVETHYFEEGGHGFGIRQTKDLPAAAWPDLFLAWAARRGYLGASTSARAR from the coding sequence ATGGCGGGATTGGCAGCGGCAGGAACCGCCCGTGCGCAGGGGGGCAGCGATCGCCGCCCGCCCGATCCGGGCGAGACGATCCACTTGTGGCCGAACGGCGCGCCGGGTGAAGACCGCGTGACCGTCACTCCGGAGGTGACCGAGCGCAGCACCTCCCCCGATTATCACGATCGCTTCGCCGCCTACACCCGCGACCCGCGGATGATGGTCTATCGGCCCGCCAAGCCGAACGGCGCTGCGATGCTGCTGATCCCCGGCGGCGGCTATCGCTATTCGGTGCTCGACAAGGAAGGAACCGAGATCGCGCTGCCGTTCAGCAAGGCGGGCATCACCTGTTTCGTGCTGCTCTACCGCCTGCCCGCCGATGGCTGGACCGCCGGCCACGACGCGCCGCTGCAGGATGCGCAGCGCGCGCTCCGCATCATCCGCGGCCGCGCCGCCGAATTCGGCATCGATCCGAAGCGGGTGGGCGTGCTCGGCGCCTCCGCCGGCGGTCACCTCGCCGCCTGGCTGTCCACGGGCGCGCATTACCAGGTCTATCAGCCCGTGGATCGGCTCGACACCGTCTCCGCCAAACCCGATTTCTCGCTGCTCCTCTATCCGGTGATCGCCATGGCAGAGCCGCACGTCCATGCCGGCTCGCGCAAGGAGCTGCTCGGGGCGTCACCAACGCCGCAGCAGATCGCCGCTTACTCGCCCTATCTGCAGGTACGCGCCGACACCCCGCCGGCCTTCCTCGTCCATGCCTATGACGATGGCGGCGTGCCGATCGAGAACAGCTTCCTGTACGCGGCTGCGCTTCGGGCCGCCAAGGTCCCAGTGGAAACCCATTATTTCGAGGAAGGCGGGCACGGCTTCGGCATCCGCCAGACCAAGGACCTTCCCGCCGCCGCCTGGCCCGACCTGTTCCTGGCCTGGGCGGCACGCAGGGGCTATCTGGGCGCAAGCACCTCGGCCAGAGCGCGCTGA
- a CDS encoding DUF72 domain-containing protein, with the protein MSAGTIRVGIGGWDYEPWRETFYPPKLAKTKQLEYAAQHVTAIEINATYYKLQSPASYEKWAKAVPDGFKFALKGSRYCSNRRVLGESGEGIERFCNQGFTELGDKLGPIVWQLMATKKFDPDDFRAFLDLLPRKVAGVTLQHAVEPRHESFRDPAFVAMMREAGVAIVFGDGEEFPCVPDLSGDLVYARLLGARSDEPQGYAPAELDRWAEVARGWAGGTCPPDYPYSAKEPAAGPRDVYVFMINGAKERAPAAAMALLERL; encoded by the coding sequence ATGAGCGCAGGCACGATCCGGGTGGGCATAGGCGGTTGGGACTACGAGCCCTGGCGCGAGACCTTCTATCCCCCCAAACTCGCCAAGACGAAGCAGCTCGAATATGCGGCGCAGCACGTCACCGCGATCGAGATCAACGCCACCTATTACAAGTTGCAGTCGCCGGCGTCGTACGAGAAGTGGGCCAAGGCGGTGCCCGACGGCTTCAAGTTCGCGCTGAAGGGCTCGCGTTATTGCAGCAATCGCCGCGTGCTCGGCGAGAGCGGCGAGGGCATCGAGCGCTTCTGCAATCAGGGCTTCACCGAATTGGGCGACAAGCTCGGTCCGATCGTCTGGCAGCTGATGGCGACCAAGAAATTCGATCCGGACGATTTCCGTGCCTTTCTCGATCTGCTGCCGCGCAAGGTCGCCGGCGTTACCTTGCAGCACGCCGTGGAGCCGCGCCACGAGAGCTTCCGCGATCCCGCCTTCGTCGCGATGATGCGGGAGGCCGGAGTCGCGATCGTGTTCGGGGACGGCGAGGAATTCCCCTGCGTTCCCGATCTCAGCGGCGACCTCGTCTACGCCCGCCTGCTCGGCGCCCGCAGCGACGAACCGCAGGGTTATGCGCCGGCGGAGCTCGATCGCTGGGCCGAGGTGGCGCGGGGCTGGGCCGGCGGCACCTGTCCGCCCGATTATCCCTACAGCGCCAAGGAGCCGGCGGCAGGGCCGCGCGATGTCTACGTGTTCATGATCAACGGCGCCAAGGAGCGTGCGCCCGCCGCCGCGATGGCGCTGCTCGAGCGGCTCTGA
- a CDS encoding aminotransferase, which produces MNPLFANTPTSIFAAMSTLAVEHGAVNLGQGFPDFGWPDDVVGRAADALLHESNQYAPMLGLPMLREAVATHYRAHQRLEIAPADVTVTSGATEALAAAILALVEPGDEVLLFQPLYDAYLPMVLRAGGVPRFIRLAPPDWRITEAALAAAFTPRTRLVIFNNPHNPSARVFDETELGLLAAACVRHDAVALTDEVWEHVVFDGRTLRPLASLPGMAERTVKVGSAGKIFSLTGWKVGWIVAPPDLAVPISKAHQFLAYATPPNLQAAVGYGLGKDMTTFETMRRTFAASRDDLVARLTAGGFSLLPAEGTYFVCVDLPASGIALDDASFCDRIVRDFRVAAIPLSPFYAEDPVTSIIRLCFAKKPETIAAGADALIAARAALA; this is translated from the coding sequence ATGAATCCGCTGTTCGCCAACACGCCGACCTCGATCTTCGCCGCGATGTCGACGCTCGCCGTCGAACACGGCGCGGTCAATCTCGGCCAGGGCTTTCCCGATTTCGGCTGGCCGGACGATGTCGTCGGCCGCGCCGCCGACGCGCTGTTGCACGAGTCCAATCAATATGCGCCGATGCTCGGCCTGCCGATGCTGCGCGAAGCGGTTGCGACGCACTATCGCGCCCATCAGCGGCTGGAGATTGCGCCAGCCGACGTCACCGTGACCTCCGGTGCGACCGAGGCGCTGGCGGCGGCGATCCTAGCCTTGGTGGAGCCGGGCGACGAGGTTTTGCTCTTCCAGCCGCTCTACGATGCCTATCTGCCGATGGTGCTGCGCGCCGGCGGGGTTCCCCGCTTCATCCGTCTGGCACCGCCCGATTGGCGGATCACGGAAGCGGCGCTGGCGGCTGCCTTCACGCCGCGCACCCGCCTGGTCATCTTCAACAACCCTCACAATCCGAGTGCGCGGGTGTTCGACGAGACCGAACTCGGCCTGCTTGCCGCAGCCTGCGTGCGCCACGATGCGGTCGCGCTGACGGACGAGGTGTGGGAACATGTCGTCTTCGACGGCCGCACACTGCGGCCACTGGCGTCGCTGCCGGGCATGGCGGAGCGCACGGTGAAGGTCGGTTCCGCGGGCAAGATCTTTTCGCTGACCGGCTGGAAGGTCGGCTGGATCGTGGCACCGCCCGATCTCGCCGTGCCGATCTCCAAGGCGCACCAGTTCCTTGCCTATGCGACGCCGCCCAATCTCCAGGCGGCGGTTGGCTACGGCCTTGGCAAGGACATGACGACCTTCGAGACGATGCGCCGGACCTTCGCCGCGTCGCGTGACGACCTCGTCGCCCGATTGACCGCCGGCGGCTTCAGCCTGCTTCCGGCGGAGGGCACCTACTTCGTCTGCGTCGACCTGCCCGCCTCCGGCATCGCGCTCGACGATGCGAGCTTCTGCGATCGGATCGTCCGCGACTTCCGGGTCGCGGCGATCCCGCTGTCGCCTTTCTACGCCGAGGATCCGGTGACCAGCATCATCCGTTTGTGCTTCGCCAAGAAGCCGGAGACGATCGCCGCAGGCGCCGACGCCCTGATCGCGGCCCGCGCCGCGCTCGCCTGA